DNA from Paenibacillus thermoaerophilus:
GGCAGGATAAAAGTTGTGTCCACTTTCTTGACAGTGATCCACTTTTAACGTCTGCTATGCTCTTGCAGAAATAAATATGAGTCACAAAGTAGAAATCGATTTTACACCACTTGACGGGACGCTATCAGGCGATCATCCGGTTCATATCGGGTTTCTCTCTTTCTTCCTGAACAAGTGCAGGACGAACAACAAGGGAATGTACGCGTACACGAGATAAAATCCGATGGTCAGCATAAAAGACAATCCCGCGTTGATGCTTTGGCGGTTCGGAAGCAGACAGACGACGGTAAAAACCGCAAGCAAACAAAAAGGAACGACTTTGGACTGTTTGACCGAAAACAACAATTTGCCCGTACGGCTGGCCGCCCATAACGCCAAGCACAAAATCGGCAGAACCCGGAACAAATTAAACGACACCCCGACAAATTCGAACCGCTCGACAAACGGCAACTGGACAAATTTAAACAAGGTTAACGTCGGCCATTCCTCGTTCATAAGCTGCCCGAGACTATAAAAAGCCAACGAGAAAACGATTAGCGAAAGATAAAACAAGGTTAACACGGCATTCGCGGCATGCGCCCACTTGTGGGATTGCTTCGGGTTCTTGATAAACGGGTAACAAATAAGCAAAATTTCCACGCCCAGATAGGAGAACGACATTTGCTTGGATGCTTGCAGGAGGTCCGTCATCGAATGCTCAAGAATGGGAGTCAAGTTGCTGAAATGAAAATATTCGCCGAGAAAAAAATAAGTGGGAAGAAAGATATAGTGAACAAAACTCACCAAACAGATCCCCACAATCACGCGGAACCCTCCCAAGACGACATAATAGGCGAGCAGGAGAAGCACCAATCCGAGCACCCAGGTTTGCAGTTGGGGGAATATCCACACCTGGATCGTCTCGATAAAAGACCGCAAGATCATGCTGGCGTACATCACCAAATACACGATAAAGCAAACGGTGAGCAGCCCCCCTATCCACTTTCCGAACAGATTGCGGTGAATGTGGACCAGATCGGTCTGATTCCGGTACGTCCGGAAAATTCGATACATCATCCAGATTACGATGTGAAAGCTGATCCCCGTCAGGATAACCGCGATCCAGGCATCTTGCCCGGCGAATTGCGCAACCTCTCTCTGGAACGAAAGATAACCGACCCCCCATTGCATCGCGTGGATCACAAACAAGATTAGAAACGGCGATATCTGAAAACGCTCGTTCACGTTTGAACTCATGGTCTAACCCCGTTTGCAGCATTCGTTTTATTCGTCGATATCTTTCTTGATTTTGGCTTTGCCCGGATTAAACTTGATCGGGTTCTTGGTCCGAAAGTAACTGGGCCGTTTATACATGACGCTGTAAGGTAGGCGCACGACGGAATCCTTCAGGTCATTAACGCGAAGCGGATAATAAGGAGCCAAGTAAGGAATGCCGAGCGATTTTAATTTCAGCAGATGGGTCAGGACAAAAGCCCCGCAAATAAAAATCCCCAATAGCCCCCACAGTTCCGCGGCGACAATGAAGGGTAAACGAAGAATCCGTATCGTATTGCTCATACGAAAAATTGGGGTGGTGAACGAAGCCAAGGCGGACAAAGCGATGAGAATCAATAAAATATTGCTTGTCAGCGACGCTTCGACGGCTGCCGTCCCCAGCACAATACCTCCGACGATCCCGATCGTCTGTCCGACTTTGGTCGGCAATCGCGCGCCGGCTTCGCGCAGCAATTCAATCGAGAATTCCATAATCATCACTTCCAGTAAAGGCGGGAAAGGGATGTTGATTCTTGAAGATACGATCGTCGGCAGCAGGTTGTTCGGGATAATCTGGTAGTGATACGTCAAAACCGCCACGTACAAGGAGGTGGCCAGCACGGAAAACA
Protein-coding regions in this window:
- a CDS encoding GerAB/ArcD/ProY family transporter — protein: MSSNVNERFQISPFLILFVIHAMQWGVGYLSFQREVAQFAGQDAWIAVILTGISFHIVIWMMYRIFRTYRNQTDLVHIHRNLFGKWIGGLLTVCFIVYLVMYASMILRSFIETIQVWIFPQLQTWVLGLVLLLLAYYVVLGGFRVIVGICLVSFVHYIFLPTYFFLGEYFHFSNLTPILEHSMTDLLQASKQMSFSYLGVEILLICYPFIKNPKQSHKWAHAANAVLTLFYLSLIVFSLAFYSLGQLMNEEWPTLTLFKFVQLPFVERFEFVGVSFNLFRVLPILCLALWAASRTGKLLFSVKQSKVVPFCLLAVFTVVCLLPNRQSINAGLSFMLTIGFYLVYAYIPLLFVLHLFRKKERNPI